One region of Danio rerio strain Tuebingen ecotype United States chromosome 5, GRCz12tu, whole genome shotgun sequence genomic DNA includes:
- the sptbn2 gene encoding spectrin family protein isoform 2 (isoform 2 is encoded by transcript variant 2; The RefSeq protein has 2 substitutions compared to this genomic sequence), producing MSTISPTDFDSVEIQQQYNDINNRWDIAAETEWDNENSSARLFERSRIKALADMDFDPREPEPCLSPAAFVNQVQYSNILEGRFKQLQDEREAVQKKTFTKWVNSHLGRVTCRIGDLYTDLRDGRMLIRLLEVLSGEQLPKPTKGRMRIHCLENVDKALQFLKEQKVHLENMGSHDIVDGNHRLTLGLIWTIILRFQIQDISVETEDNKEKKSAKDALLLWCQMKTAGYPNVNVHNFTTSWRDGLAFNAIVHKHRSDLIDFDNLKRSNAHYNLQNAFNVAEKELGLTKLLDPEDVNVDQPDEKSIITYVATYYHYFSKMKALAVEGKRIGKVLDYAIEADQLIEKYETLASELLQWIEQTIVTLNDRQLANSLSAVQNQLQAFNTYRTVEKPPKFTEKGNLEVLLFTIQSKMRANNQKVYMPREGKLISDINKAWERLEKAEHERELALRNELIRQEKLEMLAARFDRKAAMRETWLSENQRLVSQDNFGVELGAVEAATRKHEAIETDIQAYGERVAAVEAVARELEAEGYHEVRRVLARRDNVLRLWEYLKELLAARRERLMAHRDLQRLLQELSYIMEWMEDMKSRLQSQDSGKHLHDVEDLLQKHTLVEADISAQAERVKAVQATAKRFASNEQSYKPCDPALVEEKVDLLGRAYGELGQLAADRRVRLDDSRRLWQFLWELGEEAAWIREQEQIISGGDYGKDLSSALHLLSKHEAFRDEMAARYGPLGNSIAGGEALVKEGHVGAPEVTERIKDVRAQWSHLEEASQLREQSLNESVAFHQFQTDANDMEAWILETLRQVSSQEVGHDEFSTQTLARKQREVEEEIQSHRSLIDSLHEQGSLLPEAYAHSPQVEGRLPAIEQRYEELEGLSSSWRQALDGALALYRMFSEASACQLWVGEKEQWLHNMEIPTKLEDLEVIQQRFDTLEPEMNTLGGRISDVNQVAQQLLGSDNRNKDQIDQTQNQLNNRWSDFQSLANQRKQALESALNIQNYHLECNEIKSWMKEKTKVIESTQSLGNDLAGVMALQRKLTGMERDLEAIQGKLDDLRSEAKKLVSEHPEQEEEIKGQLAEIQEVWEELRATMKRREESLGEASKLQGFLRDLDDFQAWLSRTQTTVASEDTPTSLAEAERLLAQHEAIKNEVDNYKEDYEKMRATGAEVTQGQTDAQHMFLAQRLQALDTGWHELRRMWESRHCVLAQAFDFQTLLRDAKQAEGFLNSQEYVLSHTEMPSSLQGAEEAIKKHEDFLTTMEASEEKINGVVESGRRLVSDGNTYADKIQEKTDSIQERHQKNKQAANELLAKLKDNRELQHFLQDGQELTLWINEKMLTAQDMSYDEARNLHSKWQKHQAFMAELASNKDWLDKIDKEGQVLVKEKPELEQTVSETLSGLQKQWVELENTTQAKAQCLFDANRAELFTQSCSALDSWLQNISSQLQSDDFGKDLTSVNILLKKHQMLEHQMDVREKEVQSLQSQALALAQEDSGIVEVDGEQRRVTDRFSQLQDPLKERRQHLLASKEAHQFNRDLEDEILWVKERMPLATSTDHGKDLPSVQLLMKKNQTLQKEIQGHQPRIDDIQAHGTNMSPGKESEMDRERRAALDGRLAELRELWALLISETEQRNVRLAEANRAQQFYTDAAEAEAWMGEQELHMMSEEKAKDEQSALVMVKKHQILEQALEDYAQTIHQLANSSRLMVNSEHPESERITLRQAQVDKLYAGLKDLAEERRGKLQERLRLTQLKREVDDLEQWIAEREVVAGSHELGQDYEHVTMLRDKFREFARDTSTIGQERVDAVNAQADELIESGHPENASVAEWKDGLNEAWADLLELIDTRTQMLAASYELHRFHQDAREALGLIREKKETLAGAELGRDLNTVQHFLRQHTAYEHDVQALSGQVTQVQDDAARLQKAYAGEKADDIHRHERAVTEAWEGLQSATQTRRLLLLDTVEKFRFLNMVRDLMLWMEGINLQIQSHDSPRDVSSAGLVIANHQDIKSEIETRADSFTACSEMGRTLINNNHYASDEIQEKLDQLQAKRTEINQKWQEKMDHLQIVLEVLQFGRDASMAESWLAGQEPLVRAAELGSNVDEVESLIKRHEAFEKLAAGWEDRFSQLEKLTTLEEQEIQRRREEEERARRPPTPPPVEEVVQSEINDSAARTSLDQTTLNQSVSVNGVYSDQDTSQGSESESVNGPGRDSGLDSASRQDPSATLPGRGGAEGTTEAMEGILCRKQEMESHNKKSANRSWQNVYCVLRKGSLGFYKDNKSASNGIPYHGEVPISLGEAVCEVAHDYKKRKHVFKLRLGDGKEYLFQAKDEAEMSSWIRAIQSSMSSSERSPGASRGLSRAMTMPPMSPSSGEAGGVTMRNKDGKERDREKRFSFFGKKK from the exons ATGAGAGAGAGGCAGTGCAGAAGAAGACCTTCACTAAATGGGTGAACTCTCACCTGGGTCGTGTGACCTGCAGGATCGGTGACCTTTACACTGACCTCCGCGATGGACGCATGCTTATTCGACTGCTGGAGGTTCTCTCCGGGGAACAACTG CCAAAGCCCACCAAAGGCCGGATGCGCATCCACTGTCTTGAGAATGTTGATAAGGCTCTGCAGTTCCTGAAGGAGCAAAAAGTTCACCTGGAAAACATGGGTTCACACGACATCGTTGATGGGAACCACCGTCTCACACTCGGACTCATCTGGACCATAATCCTCCGTTTCCAG ATTCAAGACATTAGCGTTGAGACGGAGGACAACAAGGAGAAGAAATCAGCCAAAGATGCTCTGCTGCTGTGGTGTCAGATGAAGACTGCAGG GTACCCCAATGTCAATGTCCACAACTTCACCACCAGTTGGAGAGATGGTCTCGCGTTCAATGCCATAGTGCACAAACACAG GTCGGACTTGATTGACTTTGATAATCTCAAGCGCTCTAATGCCCACTATAACCTGCAGAATGCCTTTAATGTGGCAGAGAAGGAGCTGGGTCTTACCAAGCTGCTGGATCCAGAAG ATGTGAATGTAGATCAGCCTGATGAGAAGTCCATCATCACATATGTGGCAACATACTACCACTACTTCAGCAAGATGAAGGCACTCGCCGTTGAAGGAAAGAGGATTGGCaag GTGCTGGATTATGCTATCGAGGCTGATCAACTGATAGAGAAATATGAGACTCTGGCCTCAGAGCTGCTGCAGTGGattgaacaaaccatcgtcaccCTAAATGATCGCCAACTTGCTAACTCACTCAGTGCAGTTCAGAACCAGCTTCAAGCCTTCAACACCTACCGCACTGTGGAGAAACCACCCAA GTTCACTGAGAAGGGCAATTTGGAGGTTTTGCTCTTCACCATTCAAAGTAAAATGAGAGCAAACAATCAGAAGGTATACATGCCAAGAGAGGGAAAACTTatctctgacatcaacaag GCGTGGGAGAGGCTGGAGAAAGCAGAGCATGAGAGAGAGTTGGCACTGAGAAACGAACTGATTcgtcaagagaagctggagatgCTGGCTGCACGTTTTGATCGCAAAGCAGCAATGAGAGAAACCTGGCTCAGTGAAAACCAGCGGCTGGTGTCACAG GACAATTTTGGTGTTGAACTGGGTGCTGTGGAGGCTGCCACTCGCAAACACGAGGCCATCGAGACGGACATCCAGGCATATGGTGAGCGTGTAGCCGCCGTAGAAGCTGTCGCTCGAGAACTGGAAGCAGAGGGATATCATGAAGTGCGACGTGTGCTGGCGCGGAGGGATAATGTGCTCAGGCTGTGGGAGTATCTGAAGGAACTGCTTGCAGCACGACGAGAGAGGCTGATGGCACACCGTGACCTGCAGCGCCTCCTACAGGAATTGAGCTACATCATGGAATGGATGGAAGACATGAAG AGTCGTTTGCAATCTCAGGACAGTGGAAAACACCTTCATGATGTGGAAGACTTGCTCCAGAAGCACACACTGGTGGAAGCTGATATATCTGCACAGGCTGAGAGAGTCAAAGCTGTTCAGGCCACTGCAAAGAGATTTGCTTCAAATGAACAGA GTTACAAGCCATGTGACCCAGCACTGGTTGAAGAGAAAGTGGATCTTCTGGGTCGAGCGTATGGAGAACTGGGCCAGCTGGCTGCGGATCGACGAGTTCGTCTAGATGACTCCCGAAGACTCTGGCAGTTCCTGTGGGAGCTGGGAGAAGAGGCCGCCTGGATCCGAGAGCAGGAGCAGATCATCTCTGGAGGAGACTACGGTAAAGATCTGAGCTCCGCTCTTCACCTCCTGTCTAAACATGAGGCTTTTCGGGATGAGATGGCAGCTCGGTATGGCCCTCTGGGGAACAGCATTGCTGGTGGAGAAGCTCTGGTGAAGGAAGGCCACGTTGGAGCACCTGAGGTGACTGAGAGGATTAAGGATGTGAGAGCACAGTGGTCACACCTAGAGGAG GCCTCACAGTTGCGGGAGCAGAGGCTGAATGAGTCTGTTGCTTTCCATCAATTCCAGACTGACGCCAATGACATGGAGGCTTGGATACTGGAAACATTAAGACAG GTCTCCAGTCAAGAAGTGGGCCATGATGAGTTTTCCACACAGACTCTGGCCAGAAAGCAGAGAGAGGTGGAAGAGGAGATTCAAAGTCACCGATCACTCATAGATTCATTACATGAACAGGGCTCATTACTGCCTGAGGCATATGCACATTCCCCACAG GTGGAGGGTCGTCTCCCAGCAATAGAGCAGCGATATGAGGAGTTAGAGGGGTTGTCGTCGTCATGGCGACAGgccttggatggagcgcttgcgTTATATCGCATGTTTAGTGAAGCTAGTGCCTGCCAACTGTGGGTTGGAGAAAAAGAGCAGTGGCTACACAACATGGAGATTCCCACCAAACTGGAGGATCTGGAGGTGATCCAGCAGAG gTTTGATACTCTGGAGCCCGAGATGAACACATTGGGTGGACGCATTTCTGATGTCAATCAAGTTGCCCAACAGCTGCTTGGGTCAGACAACCGCAACAAAGACCAGATTGACCAGACACAAAACCAACTCAATAACAG GTGGTCTGATTTCCAGAGTCTGGCCAACCAGCGTAAACAAGCTCTAGAATCGGCTCTAAATATTCAGAACTATCATCTGGAATGTAATGAGATCAAGAGCTGGATGAAGGAGAAGACCAAGGTCATCGAGTCCACACAGAGTCTTGGAAATGACCTGGCTGGAGTTATGGCCCTACAGCGCAAGCTCACTGGAATGGAGAGAGACCTGGAGGCCATACAG GGTAAGTTGGATGACCTGCGTTCGGAAGCCAAAAAGTTAGTATCTGAGCATCCTGAGCAGGAGGAAGAGATCAAGGGTCAGCTGGCTGAGATCCAGGAGGTGTGGGAGGAACTTCGTGCCACCATGAAACGGCGCGAGGAGTCTTTGGGTGAAGCTTCCAAGCTTCAGGGCTTTCTTCGAGATCTTGATGATTTCCAGGCCTGGCTGTCTCGTACACAGACCACCGTGGCGTCCGAGGACACACCGACCTCTCTGGCGGAAGCAGAGCGTCTGCTGGCTCAACATGAGGCCATAAAGAATGAAGTGGATAATTATAAAGAAGATTATGAGAAGATGAGAGCTACTGGAGCTGAG GTGACTCAGGGTCAGACAGACGCCCAGCATATGTTCTTAGCCCAGAGGCTGCAAGCGCTGGACACCGGGTGGCATGAGCTGAGGAGAATGTGGGAGAGCCGCCACTGTGTCCTCGCTCAGGCCTTTGATTTCCAAACCCTGCTGCGAGATGCAAAACAGGCAGAGGGCTTCCTTAATAGCCAG GAGTATGTTCTGTCACATACAGAGATGCCATCCAGCCTGCAAGGGGCTGAGGAGGCCATCAAGAAACATGAGGACTTCCTCACTACAATGGAGGCCAGTGAAGAAAAGATCAACGGTGTGGTAGAGTCTGGACGGAGACTCGTATCTGATGGCAACACTTATGCGGACAAGATCCAGGAGAAGACTGACTCTATTCAGGAAAG GCACCAAAAGAATAAACAAGCTGCCAATGAGCTGCTGGCTAAACTGAAGGATAACAGAGAGCTGCAGCATTTCCTACAGGATGGACAAGAG CTTACTTTGTGGATAAATGAGAAGATGCTGACTGCTCAGGATATGTCCTATGATGAGGCCAGAAACCTCCACAGCAAGTGGCAGAAGCACCAGGCATTCATGGCTGAGCTGGCCTCCAATAAAGACTGGCTGGACAAGATCGACAAG GAGGGTCAGGTGTTAGTAAAGGAGAAGCCCGAGTTGGAGCAAACTGTATCAGAGACTCTGAGCGGTCTGCAGAAGCAGTGGGTAGAGCTTGAGAACACCACCCAAGCCAAAGCTCAGTGTCTGTTTGACGCTAACCGAGCGGAGCTGTTCACACAGAGCTGCTCAGCGCTGGACTCCTGGCTCCAGAACATCTCCTCTCAACTCCAGAGCGACGACTTTGGAAAAGATCTCACCAGCGTCAACATCCTGCTTAAAAAACACCAG ATGCTGGAGCATCAGATGGATGTGCGCGAGAAAGAAGTCCAGTCTCTGCAGTCACAAGCTCTGGCCTTGGCCCAAGAAGATTCTGGGATAGTGGAAGTGGATGGGGAGCAGAGAAGAGTGACAGACAGATTCTCTCAGCTGCAGGACCCTCTGAAAGAGCGGAGGCAGCATCTTCTGGCTTCAAAAGAGGCTCATCAGTTCAACAGAGATCTTGAGGATGAGATT TTATGGGTGAAGGAGAGGATGCCCCTTGCCACGTCTACAGACCATGGCAAAGATCTGCCCAGTGTTCAGCTGCTCATGAAAAAGAATCAG ACTCTGCAGAAGGAGATTCAAGGTCACCAGCCCCGTATCGATGACATCCAGGCTCACGGTACGAATATGTCCCCTGGCAAAGAGTCTGAGATGGACAGGGAGAGGAGAGCTGCTCTTGACGGCCGTCTGGCGGAGCTGAGAGAATTGTGGGCCCTTTTGATTTCTGAGACTGAGCAGAGGAACGTGAGGCTAGCTGAGGCTAACAGAGCGCAGCAGTTTTACACGGATGCCGCAGAGGCGGAGGCTTGGATGGGAGAACAAGAGCTTCATATGATGTCAGAGGAGAAAGCCAAG GATGAACAGAGTGCTCTAGTGATGGTGAAGAAACACCAGATTCTGGAGCAGGCTCTTGAGGACTACGCTCAGACCATCCACCAGCTGGCCAACAGCAGCAGACTCATGGTCAACAGCGAACACCCGGAGAG TGAAAGGATCACTCTGAGGCAGGCCCAGGTGGATAAACTGTACGCAGGGTTGAAGGATCTAGCTGAGGAGAGGAGGGGTAAACTGCAGGAGAGACTGAGATTGACCCAGCTGAAGAGAGAGGTGGATGATTTAGAGCAGTGGATCGCCGAAAGAGAGGTCGTCGCTGGATCTCATGAACTTGGACAAGACTACGAACATGTCACG atGTTGCGTGACAAGTTCCGGGAGTTTGCGCGGGACACCAGCACAATTGGCCAGGAGCGTGTAGATGCAGTAAATGCTCAGGCAGATGAACTTATCGAATCCGGTCATCCTGAAAACGCCAGTGTGGCTGAGTGGAAGGACGGACTCAATGAGGCCTGGGCTGACCTGCTGGAACTCATCGACACACGCACACAAATGCTGGCCGCCTCGTATGAGCTGCATCGCTTCCATCAAGATGCCCGGGAAGCTCTGGGGCTCATACGAGAGAAGAAAGAGACGCTAGCGGGGGCTGAACTCGGACGGGACTTGAATACTGTCCAGCACTTTCTCAGACAGCATACGGCCTATGAGCATGATGTGCAGGCACTCAGTGGGCAG GTCACACAGGTGCAAGATGATGCTGCACGTCTGCAGAAAGCATATGCTGGAGAGAAAGCGGATGATATCCATCGACATGAGCGTGCAGTCACAGAGGCCTGGGAGGGACTTCAGTCAGCAACTCAAACCAGGCGGTTGCTTCTATTGGACACAGTGGAGAAGTTCAGATTCCTAAACATGGTTCGAGACCTCATGCTGTGGATGGAGGGAATCAACTTACAGATCCAGTCACACGACAGTCCGAG GGACGTCTCCTCAGCTGGTCTGGTCATCGCTAACCATCAGGACATCAAGTCAGAGATAGAGACTAGAGCAGACAGCTTTACTGCTTGCAGTGAAATGGGACGCACACTCATCAACAACAATCACTATGCTTCAGATGAG ATTCAAGAAAAATTGGACCAGCTTCAGGCCAAACGCACTGAAATTAACCAGAAGTGGCAAGAAAAAATGGACCACTTACAGATTG TTCTGGAGGTTTTGCAGTTTGGCAGAGATGCATCTATGGCCGAGTCGTGGCTGGCTGGGCAGGAGCCGCTGGTCAGGGCAGCAGAATTGGGCTCTAACGTAGATGAAGTTGAGAGTCTCATCAAACGCCACGAAGCCTTTGAAAAACTGGCAGCAGGCTGGGAAGATCGATTCTCGCAGCTAGAGAAGCTCACCACG cTGGAGGAGCAGGAAATTCAAAGACGaagagaagaggaagagagggCCCGACGGCCACCCACACCTCCCCCTGTAGAGGAAGTAGTACAGTCTGAGATTAATGATTCTGCCGCAAG GACGAGTCTAGACCAGACTACATTGAACCAGTCTGTATCTGTCAATGGTGTCTACAGTGACCAGGACACGTCACAG GGATCAGAGTCTGAATCTGTTAATGGTCCAGGCCGTGACAGTGGTCTTGACTCAGCATCACGGCAAGACCCTTCAGCAACACTGCCAGGGCGAGGAGGAGCAGAGGGGACCACAGAAGCTATGGAGGGCATCCTATGCAGGAAACAGGAAATGGAATCGCACAACAAAAAATCAGCTAACAG ATCGTGGCAGAATGTATATTGCGTTTTACGTAAAGGCAGTCTGGGCTTCTATAAGGACAACAAGAGTGCCTCAAATGGAATCCCCTACCATGGTGAAGTTCCCATCAGCCTCGGGGAGGCTGTCTGTGAGGTTGCCCATGACTATAAGAAGAGGAAACACGTATTTAAACTTAG gcTCGGGGATGGAAAAGAGTACTTGTTCCAAGCGAAGGATGAT GCTGAGATGAGTTCATGGATTCGAGCCATCCAGTCCTCCATGTCGTCCAGCGAGCGTTCGCCAGGTGCCTCCCGAGGTCTGAGTCGAGCAATGACCATGCCGCCCATGTCTCCCAGCTCAGGCGAGGCCGGAGGAGTAACCATGCGCAACAAAGACGGCAAAGAGAGAGACCGCGAGAAGCGCTTCAGTTTCTTCGGCAAGAAGAAATAG